Proteins from a single region of Camelus ferus isolate YT-003-E chromosome 23, BCGSAC_Cfer_1.0, whole genome shotgun sequence:
- the CSRP1 gene encoding cysteine and glycine-rich protein 1 isoform X2 encodes MQVVCKKNLDSTTVAVHGEEIYCKSCYGKKYGPKGYGYGQGAGTLSMDRGESLGIKQEEAPGHRPTTNPNASKFAQKIGGSERCPRCSQAVYAAEKVIGAGKSWHKSCFRCAKCGKGLESTTLADKDGDIYCKGCYAKNFGPKGFGFGQGAGALVHSE; translated from the exons TGGTCTGCAAGAAGAATCTGGACAGCACCACCGTGGCCGTGCACGGTGAGGAGATCTACTGCAAGTCCTGCTACGGCAAGAAGTATGGCCCCAAGGGCTACGGCTACGGGCAGGGTGCTGGCACGCTGAGCATGGACCGGGGGGAGTCGCTGGGCATCAAGCAGGAGGA GGCCCCTGGACACAGGCCCACCACCAACCCCAACGCGTCCAAGTTTGCCCAGAAGATCGGCGGCTCCGAGCGCTGCCCTCGGTGCAGCCAGGCCGTGTACGCGGCAGAGAAGGTGATTGGAGCCGGGAAG TCCTGGCACAAGTCCTGCTTCCGGTGCGCTAAGTGCGGCAAAGGCCTGGAGTCCACCACCCTGGCCGACAAGGACGGCGACATCTACTGCAAAG GATGCTATGCCAAAAACTTCGGGCCCAAGGGCTTTGGCTTCGGGCAGGGGGCCGGGGCCCTGGTCCACTCCGAGTGA